The Stratiformator vulcanicus genome has a segment encoding these proteins:
- a CDS encoding lactate racemase domain-containing protein: MSDVPPTAPVLTSDAVRTWISANVPADDFAGQRVLLIVPDATRTAPLPLLFDALHSHLGAKLSKLDVMIALGTHRPMPQDDICRLLGISETERAERYRDVELLNHEWDRPEALTEIGTLTEEQTAALSDERLRLDVPVKINRRILDYDTLLVLGPVFPHEVVGFSGGNKYFFPGLSGPELLNFFHWLGALVTNVGIIGVKDTPVRRVVDRAGAMIPTRRRCITFVVRSDAAIHGMFYGTPEEAWHDAADLSERVHIVRKPKPFHTVLSCAPPMYDEVWVAGKCMYKLEPVVADGGELIIYAPHLNEISQVHGRVIEEIGYHCRDYFLGQWEKFKDYPWGVLAHSTHVRGGGTFENGEERCRVQVTLASQISPETCAKINLGYRDPATIDVESFANRENEGVLLVRKAGEYLHRLE, encoded by the coding sequence ATGTCTGACGTTCCGCCCACCGCTCCGGTCCTGACCAGTGATGCTGTCCGTACCTGGATTTCCGCCAACGTGCCGGCTGACGACTTTGCGGGTCAACGAGTGCTGCTGATCGTTCCGGATGCGACTCGCACCGCGCCGCTGCCTCTGCTGTTTGACGCTTTGCATTCCCATTTGGGGGCAAAGCTTTCGAAGCTGGACGTAATGATTGCTTTGGGCACGCACCGCCCGATGCCTCAGGACGATATCTGCCGGTTACTCGGCATTTCCGAGACCGAACGTGCGGAACGCTACCGCGATGTCGAACTGCTCAACCATGAATGGGACCGACCCGAAGCATTGACTGAGATCGGTACGCTGACGGAAGAGCAGACGGCTGCGCTTTCAGACGAACGACTACGGCTCGACGTCCCGGTGAAAATCAATCGGCGAATTCTCGATTACGACACGCTGCTGGTTCTCGGGCCGGTCTTTCCTCACGAGGTCGTCGGGTTCTCAGGCGGGAATAAATACTTCTTTCCCGGTCTGTCGGGGCCGGAGCTTCTTAATTTTTTCCACTGGCTCGGGGCGCTGGTCACCAACGTCGGGATCATCGGCGTGAAAGATACGCCGGTCCGTCGGGTCGTCGATCGCGCGGGGGCGATGATCCCCACCCGGCGGCGGTGTATCACCTTCGTTGTAAGGTCCGATGCGGCGATTCACGGCATGTTCTACGGCACGCCGGAGGAGGCCTGGCACGATGCGGCCGATCTTTCCGAACGCGTCCACATCGTCCGTAAGCCAAAGCCGTTTCACACGGTTCTCTCCTGCGCTCCGCCGATGTACGACGAGGTGTGGGTTGCCGGAAAATGCATGTATAAGCTCGAACCCGTCGTTGCCGATGGCGGAGAGCTCATCATTTACGCACCGCACCTGAATGAGATTTCACAGGTTCATGGACGGGTGATTGAAGAGATCGGATATCACTGCCGCGATTACTTTCTCGGCCAGTGGGAAAAGTTCAAGGACTACCCGTGGGGCGTCCTCGCGCACTCGACCCATGTTCGCGGCGGAGGAACTTTCGAGAATGGTGAAGAGCGCTGCCGCGTGCAGGTGACGCTCGCATCACAGATATCGCCGGAGACGTGTGCGAAGATAAATCTCGGCTATCGCGACCCGGCGACGATCGATGTTGAGTCATTTGCCAATCGCGAAAACGAGGGCGTATTGCTCGTGCGGAAAGCCGGGGAGTATTTGCATCGGCTTGAGTAA
- a CDS encoding DEAD/DEAH box helicase: MTLAELLEKQFRADLRFRGEAYVKTERVAVRRVKPDQVEITVRDGEDHFVQLDRTGGKLKQHCTCPQFQKLGLCKHVWAAIVMVDAEKLLTADPRAGHVPPFAAEPEEPAYFLPEEDEDEDYSSIPASALMREGAGETSTGTVVRKPKLKGWERKFVGLIEEFERPGGSRGSDSREREIFYEIDEEATRKEQLLVLQISQRQRRVNGQWGKLKALRMRPGEMNQLEHEDDRTILSYLFGGTPDRSDWAAQRTESTAATSKFHVPHELSVRLLPMICRTGRLRFAGASEKGPTLSWDDNQPWELTVKVERSADEDEWLLGGELVRQDAIRSISDVRVLIPGGLVIDDDKIAMLRDFEAFAWAKLLNSDEKVTVPDGEEVALVDRLLDMPVLPRLDLPEELHLKEERVKPRRQLTVRSPGGPGPRTDRLLAAVEFVYDGAVISGTSDRWAIVQRENGRCLVRDDEVESTAWNEVLDAGFRRRLDHGEQDANVEILSRELGSAVRKLVEINWNVRAEGKPVAKPSELSFRVASGIDWFELHADVDFDGRTAQFPEILAALARGDSTVRLDDGSLGIIPEAWAAQFGLLAGIGVAHEDHVRFSANQVALLDTLLSRQDSVAYDDTFQSLSDTFRNFDGIKAVTEPSGFGGELRPYQRDGLSWLTFLEQFQLGGCLADDMGLGKTVQLLAHLEARRRTKEKSKEKLPRPSIVVVPKSLLFNWLQEAERFTPDMQTLEYTGSDRHDLVEEFAATDLVVTTYGTLRRDIMRLKDFDFDYVVLDEAQTIKNSNSQIAKASRLLKSRHRLALSGTPIENHLGDLWSIFEFLNPGMLGRSRLFKSNTADEADAKSRELLARALKPFILRRTKSQVARDLPEKSEQVLTCDMGPEQQTIYNDLREHYRASLLGRVKKDGLSKSRMHVLEALLRLRQAACHPSLLGEGDPSQESAKIDLLMPKLEELIDEGHKALIFSQFTSMLSVVRHHLDERGFKYEYLDGQTRDREARVKRFQDDPTTPLFLISLKAGGLGLNLTAADYVFLLDPWWNPAVESQAIDRAHRLGQQRRVFAYRLIVRGTVEEKIAALQNQKRELAEALLEEKRGGLGDLTLDDIDLLLS; the protein is encoded by the coding sequence ATGACACTCGCGGAACTTCTCGAAAAACAATTTCGGGCCGACCTCCGATTTCGGGGGGAAGCGTACGTCAAGACTGAACGGGTCGCGGTGCGCCGCGTCAAACCCGATCAGGTCGAAATCACAGTGCGCGACGGCGAAGATCACTTCGTCCAGTTGGACCGCACCGGCGGCAAATTGAAGCAGCACTGCACCTGTCCGCAATTTCAAAAGCTGGGGCTATGTAAGCACGTTTGGGCAGCGATCGTGATGGTCGATGCCGAAAAATTGCTGACGGCTGACCCAAGGGCCGGACACGTCCCCCCCTTCGCCGCCGAGCCGGAAGAACCGGCTTACTTCCTGCCAGAAGAAGATGAGGACGAGGATTACAGTTCGATCCCTGCCTCCGCATTAATGCGGGAAGGGGCAGGCGAGACTTCGACCGGGACTGTCGTTCGCAAGCCGAAGCTCAAAGGCTGGGAACGAAAGTTCGTCGGGCTGATCGAAGAGTTCGAGCGGCCCGGCGGTTCTCGCGGTTCCGATTCGCGCGAGCGCGAAATCTTTTATGAGATCGACGAGGAAGCGACCCGCAAAGAGCAACTTCTTGTTCTGCAAATTTCCCAGCGGCAGCGACGGGTCAACGGCCAGTGGGGCAAACTCAAAGCCCTGCGGATGCGTCCGGGCGAAATGAATCAGCTGGAACATGAAGACGATCGCACGATCTTGTCCTACCTGTTCGGCGGCACGCCCGATCGCTCGGATTGGGCCGCGCAGCGAACGGAATCGACCGCGGCGACGTCGAAGTTTCACGTGCCGCACGAGTTGAGCGTGCGACTGCTTCCCATGATTTGCCGCACCGGCCGACTCCGCTTCGCAGGGGCGTCCGAGAAGGGTCCCACTCTCTCGTGGGACGACAATCAACCTTGGGAATTGACCGTCAAAGTCGAACGGTCGGCCGATGAGGACGAGTGGTTGCTCGGCGGCGAACTCGTACGTCAGGATGCGATCCGCTCGATCTCCGATGTCCGGGTGTTGATCCCCGGTGGATTGGTAATCGACGACGATAAAATCGCCATGCTGCGTGACTTTGAAGCGTTCGCGTGGGCGAAACTTCTTAATTCTGACGAAAAGGTAACCGTTCCCGACGGCGAGGAAGTCGCGCTGGTCGATCGGCTGCTCGATATGCCCGTTCTACCGCGACTCGATCTGCCCGAGGAATTGCACCTCAAAGAAGAGCGGGTCAAGCCTCGCCGGCAACTCACGGTTCGATCTCCCGGCGGCCCGGGGCCGCGCACCGATCGCCTTCTGGCCGCAGTCGAGTTCGTTTACGACGGGGCCGTTATCTCCGGCACAAGTGACCGCTGGGCGATCGTGCAGCGCGAAAATGGTCGTTGTCTCGTGAGAGATGATGAGGTCGAATCGACCGCGTGGAATGAAGTCCTCGATGCGGGATTCCGTCGCCGACTCGACCATGGCGAGCAGGATGCGAATGTCGAAATCCTGTCGCGGGAATTGGGCAGTGCCGTCCGGAAGCTGGTCGAGATCAATTGGAATGTTCGAGCCGAAGGCAAGCCGGTCGCCAAGCCGTCGGAACTGTCGTTCCGCGTGGCCTCGGGCATCGACTGGTTCGAACTTCATGCCGACGTCGATTTCGACGGACGAACCGCGCAGTTCCCGGAAATTTTGGCGGCCTTGGCCCGCGGCGACAGCACCGTGCGGCTAGACGACGGGTCGCTCGGAATTATCCCGGAAGCCTGGGCGGCGCAATTCGGGCTGCTGGCGGGAATCGGCGTCGCGCACGAAGATCACGTTCGCTTTTCTGCCAATCAGGTCGCGCTGCTCGATACGCTGCTTAGTCGGCAGGATTCGGTGGCCTATGACGATACCTTCCAATCTCTCAGCGACACATTCCGAAACTTCGACGGAATTAAGGCAGTCACAGAGCCGTCCGGCTTCGGCGGAGAACTGCGGCCCTATCAGCGGGATGGTCTGAGCTGGCTGACATTCTTGGAGCAATTTCAACTCGGCGGCTGCCTGGCCGACGACATGGGTTTGGGAAAAACAGTGCAACTGCTGGCTCACTTGGAAGCCCGCCGCCGCACTAAGGAGAAAAGCAAAGAAAAGCTGCCCCGACCGTCGATCGTCGTCGTTCCCAAATCACTCTTGTTTAACTGGTTGCAGGAAGCGGAGCGATTCACGCCGGACATGCAGACGCTCGAATACACCGGCAGCGATCGTCACGATCTGGTTGAAGAATTTGCGGCGACCGACCTCGTCGTCACGACCTACGGCACACTTCGCCGCGACATCATGCGGCTTAAAGATTTCGACTTCGACTATGTGGTGCTCGATGAAGCCCAAACAATTAAGAATTCGAATTCTCAAATTGCGAAGGCGTCTCGCCTCTTAAAATCTCGACACCGACTCGCACTGAGCGGCACGCCGATCGAAAACCATCTGGGCGATCTCTGGTCGATCTTCGAGTTCTTGAATCCGGGCATGCTCGGACGCAGCCGATTGTTTAAATCGAACACTGCTGACGAAGCCGACGCGAAATCACGGGAATTATTGGCTCGCGCACTGAAGCCGTTTATTCTTCGGCGAACGAAATCGCAAGTTGCCCGCGATCTGCCTGAAAAATCAGAGCAGGTTCTCACCTGCGATATGGGACCCGAACAGCAAACGATCTACAACGATTTGCGCGAACACTATCGCGCGTCGCTGCTCGGTCGAGTCAAAAAAGACGGTCTTTCGAAGTCTCGAATGCACGTTCTTGAAGCGTTGCTTCGGTTGCGGCAGGCGGCATGTCACCCCTCGCTTCTAGGCGAAGGTGACCCGTCGCAGGAATCGGCGAAAATTGACCTGCTGATGCCAAAGCTCGAGGAACTGATCGACGAAGGGCACAAAGCGCTGATCTTCTCGCAGTTCACCAGCATGCTCAGCGTCGTGCGGCATCACCTCGACGAGCGCGGCTTTAAATATGAATATCTCGACGGCCAGACGCGCGACCGCGAAGCCCGGGTTAAACGTTTTCAGGATGATCCTACGACTCCACTATTCTTAATCAGCCTCAAGGCCGGCGGCCTCGGATTGAACCTGACCGCGGCCGATTACGTGTTTCTTTTGGATCCGTGGTGGAACCCCGCCGTTGAATCTCAGGCGATCGACCGCGCTCACCGACTCGGTCAGCAGCGACGCGTTTTCGCTTATCGCTTAATCGTCCGCGGGACGGTCGAAGAGAAAATAGCGGCGTTGCAGAATCAAAAGCGAGAGCTGGCCGAGGCGCTGCTCGAAGAAAAACGAGGCGGACTTGGCGACCTCACCCTCGACGATATCGACCTGCTGCTGTCTTAA
- a CDS encoding ArnT family glycosyltransferase encodes MRRLLAHGPLCVLLLVALTLRLVAAVAVDAVVSQTEGRQFLVAGDADGYWRLGGAIVNGSDYAIYDPPRRVHRMPGFPLLLALSRSIAGDSILFARVLLAFVGTAAVGGLYWLALKVVDRRTALAATGLAAISPLFIGQTVLILSETLFAFFMIFAVGFSLDLIRSIKSDASTLICLWNGLLAGFTHAAATFARPTWFPVIGMVAVLAIVNGFGRKKTYGAVVASFVGFSSLFAPWIWRNWIVTGGRIVPTTLWAGPSLYDGLNPEATGASDMRFFDRDRLSAQMSEYEVDQAYRKRAVEYAKSHPLRTATLAVAKQLRFWRPWPAASEVGHPLVAVTVGLFESIVMLAAGLGAWLMRKRIATLAVSLLPVLFFAAVHLVFVGSLRYRVPAEYPLLILSAAGMLAAIDRSRMTLASRAESVS; translated from the coding sequence ATGCGCCGTCTTCTCGCACACGGACCGCTCTGCGTCCTCCTCCTCGTCGCGCTCACGCTCCGGCTTGTGGCAGCGGTCGCGGTCGATGCCGTCGTTTCGCAAACGGAAGGCCGACAATTCCTCGTCGCCGGGGATGCCGACGGCTATTGGCGACTCGGCGGTGCTATCGTAAACGGTTCAGACTACGCGATTTACGATCCGCCGCGGCGTGTACATCGTATGCCGGGGTTTCCGCTCTTGTTGGCTCTGTCGCGCTCCATCGCGGGTGACTCGATTCTGTTCGCTCGCGTGCTGTTGGCCTTCGTCGGTACGGCGGCCGTCGGTGGGCTGTATTGGCTGGCTCTGAAAGTCGTTGATCGCAGAACGGCTTTGGCCGCAACGGGGCTGGCGGCCATCTCACCGCTGTTCATTGGGCAAACGGTTTTAATTCTGTCGGAAACACTGTTTGCCTTCTTCATGATCTTCGCGGTCGGCTTCTCGCTCGACCTGATCCGGTCGATCAAATCCGATGCGTCGACTCTCATCTGTCTTTGGAATGGCCTGCTGGCCGGCTTTACTCATGCCGCGGCGACGTTTGCGCGGCCAACTTGGTTCCCCGTCATCGGAATGGTGGCGGTTCTGGCGATCGTGAACGGCTTCGGCCGCAAGAAGACCTACGGTGCTGTCGTCGCCTCATTTGTCGGGTTCAGTTCGCTCTTTGCACCTTGGATTTGGCGAAATTGGATTGTCACGGGCGGGCGAATCGTCCCGACGACCCTGTGGGCCGGACCGAGCCTCTATGATGGCCTCAACCCCGAGGCAACGGGCGCGAGCGACATGCGGTTTTTCGATCGGGACCGGCTCTCCGCACAGATGAGCGAGTACGAGGTCGATCAGGCCTATCGGAAGCGGGCAGTCGAGTACGCAAAGTCCCACCCACTCAGGACCGCCACGCTGGCGGTTGCGAAGCAATTGCGATTTTGGCGCCCATGGCCCGCGGCGAGTGAGGTCGGCCACCCGCTGGTTGCCGTCACGGTCGGGTTGTTCGAATCGATCGTAATGCTGGCAGCCGGTCTCGGTGCCTGGTTGATGCGGAAACGCATTGCAACGCTAGCCGTGTCGCTACTTCCCGTCTTGTTCTTCGCTGCGGTCCATTTGGTTTTCGTCGGGTCGTTGCGCTACCGCGTACCGGCTGAATATCCGCTGTTGATCCTCTCTGCGGCCGGCATGCTCGCGGCCATCGACCGATCTCGGATGACCCTTGCGTCTCGTGCGGAGTCAGTCTCATGA
- a CDS encoding RpiB/LacA/LacB family sugar-phosphate isomerase, whose translation MKIAIASDHAGFEYKLLITKHLEELGYELVDFGTDSSEPVDYPDFIFPAAVAVASGECERGVVLGGSGNGEAMAANRVRGIRCALVWNIETAVLARQHNDANMISIGQRMIDQETVLAAIDQWLSTQFEGGRHATRIEKLDQVPEVAARSTV comes from the coding sequence ATGAAAATAGCAATCGCCTCGGACCACGCGGGCTTTGAGTACAAACTCTTGATCACCAAGCACCTCGAAGAACTCGGGTATGAGTTGGTGGATTTCGGCACTGACTCCAGCGAGCCGGTCGATTATCCCGACTTTATTTTCCCCGCGGCAGTCGCGGTCGCGAGCGGCGAATGTGAGCGCGGAGTGGTTCTGGGGGGCTCGGGGAACGGCGAAGCGATGGCGGCCAACCGTGTTCGTGGCATCCGTTGCGCGTTGGTTTGGAATATCGAGACAGCGGTCCTAGCGCGGCAGCATAACGATGCGAACATGATTTCGATCGGCCAGCGAATGATCGATCAGGAAACCGTCCTCGCCGCCATCGATCAGTGGCTTTCGACCCAATTCGAAGGCGGACGTCACGCGACCCGGATTGAGAAGCTCGATCAGGTTCCGGAGGTTGCGGCGCGATCCACCGTCTGA
- a CDS encoding MBL fold metallo-hydrolase has product MEFAQAMKRELIVLGSGSSVGTPAIGCETDACLSDNPKNNRTRTSVFVPAPYGNFVVDTPPELRIQLTRERIPIVHAALFTHSHADHIFGLDDLRICGFKLEAPVELLCEEPVEEQIRQSFNYAFSADTPPAHRFAIPKFAFRRVALEPFELLGVSVQPIRLLHGRLPVLGFRFGDVAFCTDVSEIPEQSWPLLEGLDTLVLGALRDRPHPTHFTIDQALEVIERVSPRRAFLTHISAEMEHEETNRRLPNGVELAYDGLRIAF; this is encoded by the coding sequence ATGGAATTCGCTCAAGCTATGAAGCGAGAACTGATCGTACTTGGCAGCGGTTCGAGCGTGGGGACACCGGCGATCGGTTGTGAAACCGACGCGTGCCTATCGGACAATCCGAAGAACAATCGGACTCGCACGAGCGTGTTCGTCCCGGCACCCTACGGAAACTTTGTCGTCGATACCCCGCCGGAACTTCGCATCCAATTGACGAGAGAGCGGATTCCAATCGTCCATGCGGCGCTTTTCACCCATTCTCACGCCGACCACATTTTTGGCCTCGACGACCTTCGGATTTGCGGCTTCAAACTCGAGGCTCCCGTCGAGCTGCTTTGTGAGGAACCGGTTGAGGAGCAAATCCGACAGTCGTTCAACTACGCTTTTAGCGCGGACACGCCACCGGCTCACCGATTTGCCATTCCGAAGTTCGCCTTCCGCCGGGTCGCGTTGGAACCCTTCGAGTTGCTCGGCGTGTCCGTACAACCGATTCGGCTGCTGCACGGACGGCTTCCGGTGCTGGGGTTTCGCTTCGGCGATGTCGCCTTCTGCACCGACGTCAGTGAGATTCCCGAGCAGTCTTGGCCGCTGTTGGAAGGGCTCGACACGCTCGTGCTCGGCGCGTTGCGTGATCGACCTCACCCCACGCATTTCACGATCGATCAAGCACTGGAAGTGATCGAACGGGTCAGCCCTCGGCGTGCGTTTCTCACCCATATCTCTGCCGAGATGGAGCACGAGGAAACAAATCGTCGCTTACCAAATGGGGTCGAACTGGCCTACGACGGTCTCCGAATCGCTTTTTAA
- a CDS encoding uroporphyrinogen-III synthase, translating to MQRLIERFGGVATVAPSMREIPLEQNDEALAFGERLFAGEIDAVIFLTGVGARALVDALSTRYATEDVLSQFRRTTLIVRGPKPTAVLKQWKLDIAHRAPEPNTWRELIETLRRETDLSGKTVAVQEYGRPNEQFYQELRALGATVIAAPVYRWALPEDTAPLEAAVRSATDGDFDALLFTSANQVDNCLEIADRTVGKDRFITAVKQSAVCSIGPTCSEALVSVGLMPDVEASPPKMGQLVRAAFECLANRAEESRS from the coding sequence ATGCAACGTTTGATCGAGCGATTTGGCGGCGTAGCGACCGTCGCGCCGTCGATGAGGGAGATCCCGCTCGAACAAAATGACGAGGCGCTCGCATTCGGGGAACGACTCTTCGCGGGTGAGATTGACGCGGTCATCTTCCTTACCGGGGTCGGCGCTCGGGCGCTGGTCGATGCGCTGTCGACCCGATATGCAACTGAGGACGTGCTGTCCCAGTTTCGCCGGACGACCTTGATCGTCCGCGGTCCGAAGCCGACGGCCGTGCTCAAACAATGGAAGCTCGACATCGCCCACCGCGCGCCGGAACCGAACACGTGGCGGGAGCTGATTGAGACACTTCGCCGAGAGACTGACCTCTCTGGCAAGACCGTCGCTGTGCAGGAATACGGCCGCCCCAACGAGCAGTTCTACCAAGAATTGAGGGCGCTCGGAGCGACGGTCATCGCAGCCCCCGTCTATCGCTGGGCTCTGCCGGAAGATACGGCGCCGCTCGAAGCCGCCGTGCGGTCCGCGACGGATGGCGATTTCGACGCCCTGCTTTTCACGAGCGCGAACCAAGTCGACAACTGCCTCGAAATTGCCGATCGAACCGTCGGCAAAGATCGATTTATCACGGCTGTAAAGCAGAGTGCGGTTTGCTCGATCGGACCGACGTGCTCAGAAGCGCTCGTCTCGGTCGGCCTAATGCCCGATGTCGAGGCATCGCCGCCGAAAATGGGTCAGCTCGTCCGTGCGGCGTTCGAGTGCCTTGCCAACAGGGCTGAGGAAAGCCGAAGCTGA
- the hemE gene encoding uroporphyrinogen decarboxylase, producing the protein MTTPELDASRFMKAVRREPVDTTPLWIMRQAGRYLPEYQQIRKGKTFLEFCKNPDLAAEATLSAREVLGVDAAILFADLPTILEPLGFGLDYQPGPVIDNPFRIGSTIDDVRELEDVGEMGYVFDTVRKVRKGLPDDIPLIGFAGSPFTLASYAIEGSGSKHYIHVKTLMYSAPELWHEFSSRLARAITKYLIAQLNAGCQCVQLFDSWAGCLGPNDYREFVLPHLKSVIEQVSPHGPVINFLTGNPALLPLCAEAGGEVIGLDWRVDLADGWKMVGHDRAVQGNLEPVVLFAELPTIEARAKAVLDAAAGRPGHIFNLGHGVMPGMNPDHVKALVEIVHEHGSKTNAASDFA; encoded by the coding sequence GTGACGACGCCAGAACTTGATGCCAGCCGATTCATGAAAGCGGTCCGCCGGGAACCGGTCGACACGACCCCGCTGTGGATCATGCGTCAGGCCGGACGCTATCTGCCCGAGTATCAGCAGATCCGTAAGGGGAAGACGTTCCTCGAATTTTGTAAGAACCCCGACCTGGCCGCCGAAGCAACCCTCTCTGCACGTGAGGTCCTCGGCGTCGATGCGGCAATCCTGTTCGCGGACCTGCCCACCATCCTGGAACCGCTGGGCTTCGGACTCGACTATCAACCCGGCCCGGTCATCGACAATCCATTTCGGATCGGGTCGACGATCGATGACGTGCGGGAACTCGAAGATGTCGGTGAGATGGGCTATGTCTTCGATACGGTCCGGAAAGTCCGCAAGGGACTGCCTGACGATATCCCCCTGATCGGCTTTGCCGGCTCGCCGTTCACACTCGCTTCGTACGCGATCGAGGGAAGCGGATCCAAACATTACATTCACGTTAAGACGTTGATGTATTCGGCTCCTGAATTGTGGCACGAGTTCTCATCGCGTTTAGCCCGAGCGATCACGAAGTACCTGATCGCTCAATTAAACGCCGGTTGCCAATGCGTGCAATTATTCGACAGTTGGGCCGGTTGTCTCGGCCCGAACGACTATCGCGAGTTCGTGTTGCCGCATCTGAAATCGGTTATTGAACAGGTATCGCCGCACGGCCCGGTGATTAACTTCCTGACCGGGAATCCGGCGCTGTTGCCGCTTTGCGCCGAAGCTGGCGGCGAGGTCATCGGACTCGATTGGCGCGTCGACCTCGCCGACGGCTGGAAGATGGTCGGACACGACAGGGCGGTGCAGGGGAACCTCGAACCGGTCGTGCTGTTCGCGGAGCTGCCGACAATCGAAGCGCGGGCGAAAGCGGTGCTCGATGCTGCCGCCGGTCGGCCGGGACATATTTTTAATCTCGGCCACGGGGTGATGCCGGGGATGAATCCCGACCACGTTAAAGCGCTCGTCGAGATCGTGCATGAGCACGGATCGAAAACAAACGCCGCCTCAGATTTTGCTTAA
- the hemG gene encoding protoporphyrinogen oxidase: MTNAIEVQQRRPRVAVVGGGLAGLAAANRLCEGASGVRPEVTLFEAGDRLGGVIKTEHDAGFLIEHGPDMFLTKPAIVSLCERLGLADRLIATNSENRRSLVLRNGRPVPIPEGFSLLSPGNPWAILKTRLFSPLGKIRLGAEFFIPARRDDADESLKSFATRRLGRQVYERLIEPLVGGIYTADPAKLSLNATLPRFVEMERKSGGLIKAKLAERGNATQSSAAGTGARYGMFASFPNGVSELIGRLAEQVADRAIIKTSTPIQGIDHTEDGYIISTENAPAETFDGVLMAASAQTTAKLLRQIDEKTADLLDGIEYASSAVVVTCHRLEDINNPMDAFGLVIPSLEHRKPLAISYTSRKFPGRAPEGTILLRTFLGGAMHPEILKNSNEELLHITLHELDAIFGLRAEPLLSRVVRWDQAMPQYNLGHCERVDQIDLRLADFPTLAVAGNAYRGVGLPDVVENAEQAAMKILNAI, encoded by the coding sequence ATGACCAATGCAATCGAAGTGCAGCAGCGGCGCCCGCGAGTGGCCGTCGTCGGCGGTGGTCTCGCCGGGCTTGCGGCGGCAAATCGTCTCTGCGAAGGAGCCAGCGGTGTTCGACCGGAGGTCACGCTATTTGAAGCGGGCGATCGACTAGGCGGCGTCATCAAGACAGAGCACGACGCCGGATTTCTAATTGAACACGGGCCAGACATGTTCCTGACGAAACCGGCGATCGTTTCGCTGTGCGAACGTCTCGGCTTGGCGGACCGGCTAATTGCGACCAATAGCGAGAATCGGCGATCGCTCGTGCTGAGAAACGGGCGCCCCGTCCCTATTCCCGAGGGATTCTCATTACTTTCGCCCGGCAATCCCTGGGCAATTCTTAAGACACGTCTTTTCTCGCCGCTTGGTAAAATCCGCCTGGGTGCCGAATTCTTTATCCCCGCCCGTCGCGACGATGCGGATGAAAGCCTGAAGTCCTTTGCGACCCGCCGACTCGGGCGGCAGGTGTATGAGCGACTGATCGAGCCCCTCGTCGGAGGCATCTATACGGCTGATCCGGCGAAGCTGAGCCTTAATGCGACCCTCCCCCGATTTGTAGAGATGGAACGCAAGTCAGGAGGACTAATTAAGGCCAAATTGGCCGAGAGAGGGAACGCAACACAATCATCGGCAGCCGGCACCGGTGCCCGCTACGGCATGTTCGCCTCGTTCCCGAATGGTGTTTCGGAATTAATCGGACGACTGGCTGAACAAGTTGCTGACCGGGCGATAATTAAAACGTCGACACCGATCCAAGGAATCGATCACACCGAAGACGGTTATATTATCTCGACCGAAAACGCCCCGGCAGAAACGTTTGATGGCGTCTTAATGGCGGCATCGGCTCAAACAACGGCCAAGCTATTAAGGCAGATCGATGAAAAGACGGCCGATCTGCTCGACGGGATCGAATATGCGTCGAGCGCGGTGGTGGTGACGTGCCATCGACTTGAAGATATCAATAACCCGATGGACGCCTTCGGCCTCGTGATACCATCCTTGGAACACCGCAAACCGCTTGCGATCTCTTACACATCGCGCAAGTTTCCGGGCCGCGCGCCGGAGGGCACGATCCTGCTGCGAACATTTCTTGGCGGCGCAATGCATCCGGAAATCTTAAAGAACAGCAATGAAGAGCTGCTCCACATCACGCTGCACGAACTCGATGCGATTTTCGGATTGCGGGCGGAACCTCTCCTGTCGCGCGTCGTGCGATGGGATCAGGCGATGCCGCAATACAACCTCGGCCACTGCGAACGTGTCGATCAGATTGATCTCAGACTCGCCGACTTCCCGACCCTCGCCGTGGCAGGGAACGCCTATCGCGGCGTGGGGCTGCCCGACGTCGTCGAGAACGCCGAGCAAGCCGCGATGAAGATTCTGAACGCAATTTAA